The window CTAAGAAATAAGCATGGCTATTTTGCATTGGTATTTGCAGCCAATCAAGATTTAAAAGCCATTCAACAGTGGTATGAGATGACAAAAGCAAGTAATCTGGATGACTTTAAAAAATCTCTATCTGGAATTCATTTACCAGATTTTAATATTGTTTACGCTGATAAAGACCACAATATTTTTTATGTATGCAATGCTAAACTACCTAAAAGAAATTCAAATTTTATGTGGAATAAAGTATTGCCTGGCGATACTTCTGCTACTATCTGGAATAAATTTCATGATTTTAGTGAATTGCCACAGTACACTAATCCCGTTTCAGGTTATTTATTTAACATGAATAATACACCCTTTAATGCTACTGGAAAAATTGATAATCTTGATTCATTGAAATATCCTAGAGAGATGGGCTATTCTCTGTCTGATAATAATAGAAGCGTTCGATTTCAAAATCTAATGAGACAAGAGGAGAAGTTGAGCTATAATGATTTCAAAAGAATCAAATTTGATATTCAGTATCCTAAAGAATTTCAATTTGAGGAAGATGTAAATATTATTTTTGCACTGAACCCAAAGGAGCATCCGGAAATCGAAGACTATTTGACGATCCTACAGAAATGGGATCGTAAAGCAGAGAAGAAAAGCATAGGGGCCGGCTTGATGAAAGTTTTGATCAATAATGCAAAAGGAAAAGATATTGACGAGAAACTAGCAGTTGAAATCGTTGAAAAATCTAAATCACAGTTATTAGAAGAATTTGGTACCATAGAAGTTCCTCTAGAAAAACTGCAAGTGCATAAACGCGGTGAAGTAGAGATGCCCATTGACGGCTTACCAGATGTGATTGCTCCTATGTACTCGAAGAAATTGGGAGATGGATTAAAAGAGAAAACCTATGTTGGAGAGTCTTATATTTTATTGGCTCGTTTTGGCGAGGGTTTACCAAAATTAGAATCCATTATGCCTTATGGAGCTTCTTCTAAGCCTGAAAGCCCTCATTATACTGATCAAATGGAAATGTTTGTCAATAAGGAATTAAAGCCAATGACCTTAGATAAAGAGGAGATTTATGAAAATGCCGCTAGGATTTATCATCCTCAGGTTGAATAACATTTTCCATATAATGTTCCATATCGAAGTCGGTTAGAACTGTATTTTTTATTAAATATAATGGATGCCGAGGATGTCCTGCTTTTAGAGGATCGCCTGCTGACAACCATTTACAATCGTAAAATTGGCTCATGTTGAAGATATCCGATAGGCAGTGCTTTAAGAAATCTCTGGAATCAATTAAGTTACCCCAGGCAGCCCAAATCGTTAGCTCATCATTTTCTAAATGAGATTCGATGATCTCTAAATTTGTTTCGTGATACTTTTTGATGATTCGTTGGTGCAATAACTTTGGATCAGCACTTCTTTGCGGGTACAGATTTAACATCAACCAGCTATCAAATTGGTTGTGCTTAGCAATTCTTTCCACGGATGAAACTGTTCCGTCATATTCCTCTGGTTTCGCATGACTAGGATTCACGCCAATGCATAGCAGTGTATTTTTTCCTTTTTTCCCTAAAGAATAACGGTATTCTCCGCTTTTGTCGGTCTCATAAATCCACTTCATAATGAAATATAGTTAAAATTTTAAAAATTAATGTAAATAAAACTTGACATTTATATTTTAATAATAGTTATTTGTGTAAATAAAACTTTACAAAAAGACAATAAGTAATTACAATATGACAACTAAACAATACATTATGGAAGCAAGTAACTGGCATGAACAGAAAAAGAAAAATTTAAAAGCCTTAGCAATTTGGACATTTGCCTGGGTTTCAACTTTGGCTCTAGTGACATTTGGCCCTAAATTCTTATGGGAAGGGAATCAAGTGTTTACCTATTTAGCATTCTTTCTAAATTTAGGATTTGGAGTAGGAATGATTTTCGCGAATAGAAATCACATTAATGGTCTAGATGAATTAGATAAGAAAATTACTTTTGATGCTATGGCAATAGCATTAGGAGTTGGGGTGATTGGTGGCTTAAGTTTTTCAGTTATGGATATCACCAATATGATTGGGTTTGATGCTGAGATTTCATTTTTAGTAATTTTAATCTCGATAACCTATTTAATTGCAACGCTAGTAGGAAAATATAGATATAAATGAAAAATCGAGTTAAAGTATTAAGAGCGGAGCACAATATCACTCAGGCTGATTTAGCTAATGCGGTACAAGTATCAAGGCAAACCATTAATGCAATTGAAAAGGAGAAATTTGATCCCAGCTTAGATTTGGCATTTAAACTTTCAAAGTATTTTTCAAAAGCTATTGAAGAGATTTTTCAATATGAATAGGAGAGAAGATCATAGAAATTCATGACCTATAAAAGAAATTTGAAGTCAACTATTATTTTTACCTATGCTTTCAATCTTAAAAAGACCGCATCCTTTTATTTTCAATTCCGGGAGTATTCTCATTCCTGGAATTTTTACTTTCATTCTAATTAGTCTTTTCAGACCTCTAGGTTTCAATAGTCTGCCTACCACTTATGTTTTGGCTTTTGCATTGGGCCTCGGCTTAATTGCTTCAACTATGGTTTGGCTGACAGTTAAAACTTTTAAACTGCTGTTTCCTAAATTAATGGATGAAGATTTATGGACTTTAGGCAAGGAAATTATGCTGATTTTTACAGTGCTTCTGGTAATAGTGTTCACTATTTTTATCATTTTTTTAAGCATTGATGTTTTGGATAATGACCCAGTTTCCCTTTTTAGAATGGTATTTGTAAAAACATTATTGTTTAGCATATTTCCCATACTAATTATGGTGCTTTTTGAACAGTATAATTATCAACGAAATCAACTCAAGGTAGCTAATGAGCTAAGTCAAAAAGTGAAGCTAGAACAAAAGCACACAGAAAATATGCATTCAATTGTGGCTGAAAATGGCCAGCCTGTATTGCACTTGAAAAGTGATGAAATCCTTTGGGCACAGTCAGATGGAAATTACCTTGAGCTATTTTATCTAGAGTCAGGAGAAAAAGTTACAAAAGAGTTGATTCGAAACAGATTAAAGAATTTGGTAGATCAACTTCCCGATGAAACATTTTTTCATTGTCATAAGAGTTATATGATTAATCTTAATCACATTCAGAAAGTGCAGGGCAATGCCCGAAACTTTGAAGTAGTGCTTAGATATGGGAATATTCGGATACCTGTAGCCAGATCAAAATCTTTTGAATTAAAGGAAAAAATCAATCGATCTATATAGGTGCTTCCTTTTTATACCTAATCGTTCCCATTAATACCAAACGGTACTCAGATCAGCTCAAATACCGATTGGGCTCTTCATATTTGCTTCATCATTCATAAACACAAAAGTAAAAAATGAAGCAGGGTCTATTAGCATTTATTATTTTATTCAATTCTGAATTACTCCATGCGCAGGTATATATGGAGGAGAAAAGCAAACATAGATTTGCCCAAACCTATGTAGGGTTCAATACACAGATAGTACCAACACAAGGTCAATTTGTATCAGGCGGTTTGAGTAGTAAATTTCCAACACTTATTTCTCCTAGATTTAATATAGGGGGTTTACATTTTTGGGGAAAGTGGGACTTCAATGTTAATCTTCCGCTCGCACACTTAGGTGATAAAAAAGTTTCAGAAGAAACAGAATACCTTTTCTTGCCAGGAGCAGATTTAAGTGCTCGATACTACCCATGGAGAATGGAATTTGGCAAATTGAGACCTTATGCTGGAGTTTCAGTGAATCAGATGGTTTTCAAATTAGAGCACGAAGAGCTCGGGAGCAGAGATGATTTATTTTTCACTGCATCGCCCTTAGCAGGTATTTCCTATGCTTATAAAGGATGGCAATTTAATGCGGAACTTATGTGGGTGCCCACGAACAAAAAAGAGTTCTATACGAGCCGAAATCAAAGAGAAATATTTCATTTACCACAAAATTATTTTTCAGTTGGGATTGTAAAGTTTTTCGATACTACACTAAAGGAAGAGAAAGGCTACAAAAACGGATCTACCAAGAAAAAGGAAGATGAATTGAGAAGTAAAGGGAAATTAAACAGCTTTTCAATAGGTGTTGCACCAAGTGGAGCATATTTCTTGCGAGCACCGCAATTCTCTCAAGGTGAGCAGCAGTCCTTACCACGGCACAAAGGTGAATTCAATTGGGATTTTGGGCTGGGCTACTTATTTCATGACACAGGGCTTCACATCGGTTTTAGTTATAGGGATTACAGCTCAAACTCGAACAGCTATGGATTAGAACATGTAATTCGAAGAAAGTCTGTGGCATTCGAAGCCTTTAAATTCTTTTGGGATTACAATGGATTTGTACCATTTATCGGACCAAGCATTAGCTATGAGAGATGGGGTGCAGCGGAATTTGAGAATGATGTAATGACAAATGAAGTGGCCCGAACTAGAATGATTTCGCCAGGGATAATTTTTGGTTGGGACATAGTTCCATCTCCACTCGAGACTTGGGTATTACGCACAAACCTTCGATATTATCCCTTACAAAAAGTCAAAGACCCCTCCAGACAACTGTCCAGAATGGATCAATTTGAATTTAATATCATTCAATTAGTCATCTATCCAAATCGAATCATCAATCTGCGCTAATATTATGAAGAATATAATTCAAATCATCCTGATCATTCATATTTTCTCAGGTGCAATTGCCTTGATAAGCGGTGCAATAGCTATCGCTACACAGAAAGGAAAAGTAAAACATAAGAAATCAGGGAAGATATATGCTATGGCAATGCTCATCGTATTTGTAACAGGAATAAGCATTGCAAGCTATCAATTTAATAGATTTCTGTTCTTAATTGCCTTTCTTAGCTATTACAGTGTGTTTTCAGGAGTAAGAATTCTAGAATTGAAAAAATTGCATCAAGGTCAAAATCCACAATGGTACGATTGGTTTGCAGGTATTATTAATTTTATTGCCAATTTAGCCTTTGTTGCCATTGCGATTCACTATGCTTTGAAACCTGAAACTAATGTTGCTGGGGTGCTATTGTCTGCAGGTTTTGGTTTAGGAGGAATGTATCTAAGCTATGTGAATATGAAGCCTTTTGTAAAAAGACCTACACATGTGGCACATTGGTATACTTATCATCTAGGGAATATGATGGGAGCCTATATTGCTACTTTTACTGCATTTTTATCCACTATGGTCACTCGTTTTGAGTTAATGAATCCTTTTATCGCATTTGCTTTACCATCACTTATCGGGATTCCTCTATTAGTATATTGGACACATAAAACGGAAGTTAAATTTAAAATGAAATGAAATATCTATTTTCTATTATAATCATCTTAGTTGCCAGCTCTTTCTTAGGCTGCAGTTATTTGAAAAATGTACAGCTTTTGAGTGGCGGTGAATTAAGACGCCAGAAATTTGTACAAGCCATTCCTTTCGAAATGAAAAAGGATATTATTGTGGTGAAAGCTAAAGTAAATGGCGACAGTATTGAAAGAGAATTTATATTTGACACGGGCGCTTTCA is drawn from Marivirga arenosa and contains these coding sequences:
- a CDS encoding penicillin acylase family protein, with the translated sequence MKYLYFTVFLLLSISSFAQINPDNIDIVRDKWGVAHIYAETDAEVAYGLAWAHSEDDFETIQSTLLAGKLMAGRQFGKDGAGIDFFTQFIGAPELVKDKKNELSSEFLALLNGYVQGINSYAVYHQDEILHRKLFPIAEDDMLTAFVLSLSAMSGADKVIGDLVANKKFNNPYVGIGSNAIALSQNKTSTGESFLAVNSHQPFEGPASWYEVHLNSEEGWNMLGSLFPGSPTIFHGVNENLGWAHTVNHPDKMDVYQLRMHPEKKDHYYFDGDLIQLEKKKAKLKVKLLGLPIPLSKTYYESVYGPTLRNKHGYFALVFAANQDLKAIQQWYEMTKASNLDDFKKSLSGIHLPDFNIVYADKDHNIFYVCNAKLPKRNSNFMWNKVLPGDTSATIWNKFHDFSELPQYTNPVSGYLFNMNNTPFNATGKIDNLDSLKYPREMGYSLSDNNRSVRFQNLMRQEEKLSYNDFKRIKFDIQYPKEFQFEEDVNIIFALNPKEHPEIEDYLTILQKWDRKAEKKSIGAGLMKVLINNAKGKDIDEKLAVEIVEKSKSQLLEEFGTIEVPLEKLQVHKRGEVEMPIDGLPDVIAPMYSKKLGDGLKEKTYVGESYILLARFGEGLPKLESIMPYGASSKPESPHYTDQMEMFVNKELKPMTLDKEEIYENAARIYHPQVE
- a CDS encoding helix-turn-helix transcriptional regulator, with translation MKNRVKVLRAEHNITQADLANAVQVSRQTINAIEKEKFDPSLDLAFKLSKYFSKAIEEIFQYE
- a CDS encoding DUF1643 domain-containing protein; protein product: MKWIYETDKSGEYRYSLGKKGKNTLLCIGVNPSHAKPEEYDGTVSSVERIAKHNQFDSWLMLNLYPQRSADPKLLHQRIIKKYHETNLEIIESHLENDELTIWAAWGNLIDSRDFLKHCLSDIFNMSQFYDCKWLSAGDPLKAGHPRHPLYLIKNTVLTDFDMEHYMENVIQPEDDKS
- a CDS encoding LytR/AlgR family response regulator transcription factor; amino-acid sequence: MLSILKRPHPFIFNSGSILIPGIFTFILISLFRPLGFNSLPTTYVLAFALGLGLIASTMVWLTVKTFKLLFPKLMDEDLWTLGKEIMLIFTVLLVIVFTIFIIFLSIDVLDNDPVSLFRMVFVKTLLFSIFPILIMVLFEQYNYQRNQLKVANELSQKVKLEQKHTENMHSIVAENGQPVLHLKSDEILWAQSDGNYLELFYLESGEKVTKELIRNRLKNLVDQLPDETFFHCHKSYMINLNHIQKVQGNARNFEVVLRYGNIRIPVARSKSFELKEKINRSI